One region of Skermanella mucosa genomic DNA includes:
- a CDS encoding AI-2E family transporter: MNIVTAWFRRTFANPQVVLLAGLLIAGFGTLALAADVLAPLIASIVIAYLLDGLITMLERRGIPRGMAMGLVFSLFLAILLGIFLVLLPLLLSQIAQLIQQLPAILSRTQDLILGLPQRYPEIFEDQQILDFLASLRNDLILIGQRILSASVAWLPALVNLVVYLVLMPMLVFFFLKDKERILAWVLSFLPPERRLAEQVWHEVDAEIGGYVRGKIYEFLIVAVVTYAAFLMLDLQFSALLAITTGLSTLIPYIGVVLAAVPIAVIAYAQWGTGPDFLWVMGAYAVIQLLDGNILAPLLLSEVVNLHPTAVIVALLVFGSIWGFWGIFFAIPLASLVHAVLNAWPRTPHAPRP; encoded by the coding sequence ATGAACATCGTCACCGCCTGGTTCCGCCGCACCTTCGCCAACCCGCAGGTGGTGCTTCTCGCCGGCCTGCTGATCGCGGGATTCGGCACCCTGGCCCTGGCGGCGGACGTCCTGGCGCCGCTGATCGCCAGCATCGTCATAGCCTATCTGCTGGACGGCCTGATCACCATGCTGGAGCGCCGCGGGATCCCGCGGGGCATGGCGATGGGTCTGGTCTTCAGCCTGTTCCTCGCCATCCTGCTGGGGATCTTCCTGGTCCTGCTGCCGCTTCTGCTCAGCCAGATCGCCCAGCTCATCCAGCAGCTTCCGGCTATCCTGTCGCGGACCCAGGACCTGATCCTGGGGCTGCCCCAGCGCTATCCCGAGATCTTCGAGGACCAGCAGATCCTCGACTTCCTGGCCAGCCTGCGCAACGACCTGATCCTGATCGGGCAGCGCATCCTGAGCGCCTCGGTCGCCTGGCTGCCGGCCCTGGTCAACCTGGTCGTCTACCTCGTCCTGATGCCGATGCTGGTGTTCTTCTTCCTGAAGGACAAGGAGCGCATCCTGGCCTGGGTGCTCAGCTTCCTGCCGCCGGAACGGCGGCTGGCCGAGCAGGTCTGGCACGAAGTGGATGCCGAGATCGGCGGCTATGTGCGCGGCAAGATCTATGAATTCCTGATCGTCGCCGTGGTCACCTATGCGGCGTTCCTGATGCTCGACCTTCAGTTCAGCGCCCTGCTGGCGATCACCACCGGCCTGTCCACCCTGATCCCCTATATCGGCGTCGTGCTGGCCGCGGTGCCGATCGCCGTGATCGCCTATGCCCAGTGGGGCACCGGGCCCGATTTCCTGTGGGTGATGGGCGCCTACGCGGTGATCCAGCTGCTCGACGGCAACATCCTGGCCCCGCTGCTGCTGTCCGAGGTCGTCAACCTGCATCCGACCGCCGTCATCGTGGCCCTGCTGGTGTTCGGCAGCATCTGGGGATTCTGGGGCATCTTCTTCGCGATCCCCCTGGCGTCCCTGGTCCACGCCGTGCTGAACGCCTGGCCCAGGACGCCGCACGCTCCACGGCCCTGA